In the genome of Metabacillus litoralis, the window GATTGCTAACATACTCTTTATATCGATCCATTAATGCTAAAATAAGTTGCTGCGAATCGTTTTTTTCGATTAAATGATCAAGTACTCCATCCGAGTAAAGGAGAATTTCACATGGATTTTGATAGGTTACACTCGCTTCTACATAGGGTAACTCATCCAATATTCCTAATGGTACGCCACCTTCCTCCAACATCTCAGAAGTTCCGTTATGATTGACTAGCATTCCTGCGGGGTGTCCGGCATTATAATACTTAATCACATTGTTGTTCGTATCAATTACTAGATAAATACCTGTTATAAAGGTGGTAACCTTGGAATTATTCTGAAACCACTCTTTTATTAAACGATTTAACTCACACATTACTTCATAAGGAGAGTTCACATCATTTACAATATTTTTTAAAATAGGTGTAATCGCCATTCCAATCATTGCAGATGAAACTCCATGTCCCATAACATCCAGGACAATCGCTGTGTACACACCATCCTTTACTTTACACCATCGGCATAAATCTCCCGATAAATGGGAGGAAGGAGTGTAAAGGAAATCAATCTCTATCCGTTCATCATCTATTTTTTCACTTAAAAAAGAAGTTTGAATGTTCTTCGCTAACTGCAGCTCTAGTGTTATTTGTTCTTCATATTGTTTTAGCTTTGAATATGCCTCTTCCAGACTAATGGTATTACTGATAAAGCTTGCATACATCTCCAAAACAGAGATGTCCTTTTCACTTAAACTATTAGGAAGGGGATCTAGGGCACATAATGTTCCAAATACGGATCCATCTTGCATGTAAATCGGCACTCCTGCATATGATCCAATTGAAAAGGCATCTGTTACAGCCATACTTTTAAACGGCTCTTTATTTTCTGCATCTTTTACTAATAAAGGTTTTTTATTGTTAGCCACAATATGGCAGTACGACATTTCGACTGGTTCGTCCACATGACGAGGAATTGGACATCCGCCTTCCAGATTGAATTTTTCTAGTATTTTAAATCGGTTATTTCTAGTAGATGCGACAAAAAATGAACGAGCCGTTATCGTTTTACTCATTAATTGCATGACGTTTAAAGCAGCTTGTTCAAACTTTTTTAATTTACTCATAGATCTCCCTTATTCCTGTGGATTTTACATGCTGTTTACTAAGATAACAATAAAGAGTCTTTCTTCTTATATCGACATAATTCTACATTTTTTTATGTTTTTGTCAAAATAAAAAATGTTAGCTTGTTTTACAAACTAACATTTCATCTTCACTTTTTATTCAATTGTTTTTGCAGCCATTGTAAAAGATCTTTAAACACTTCATCACGATTTACTTCGTTTAACATTTCATGACGACCATCTTTATAGATTTTACAATCAATTTCAACTATTCCATGCTTTTTCATTTGTTTTATCAATCCTGATACTCCTTTTGAATAGTTTCCAACAGGATCCATATCTCCGCTGAAAAGATAAAATGGTATATTCTTTTGAACCTTTTTTACTTCTTTATCTTCCTGGATGCGTTTAAGTCCATCATATAGATCGTAATAAAAGCTTGTTGTTGCCGGTTTTCCACAATAAGTATCATCCATGTAATTCTTTATTTGTTGAGAATCACGGGACAACCATTCAAACTCTGTTTCAGCATTTACAAACCTTTTATTATAACTGCCAGTTGTTAATCGATTTAACAATTTACTCTCAGCCTGGCTACCATACTTTTTAATTTGTGACTTTGCAAGGAGTTTCGCAATTGATAATGCAATGGGGGAGTTCCCACCTGTACCTGACAAGATTACACCGTGAATATCCGTTTGAAAGCGTTGTAGAAAACGTCTAACTAAAAAAGAGCCCATACTATGACCCATTAAAAATATAGGGATAGAGGGGTACTGCTCACGAACATGATCATAAACTTCCTTTAAATCTTCTACCACTTTCTCAAACCCATTATTTTCTGCAAAGTAACCACTATTTCCACTTTTTTCTCCTGTTCGTCCATGTCCCCGATGATCATTTCCAACCAAATAAATTCCATTAGAAACTAAGAATTGAGCAAATGTTTCATAACGTTTAATATGTTCAGCCATTCCATGTGACAACTGGATAACTGCTCTTGGTTTCTTTGTTTCATCCGACCATTTCACAACAAAAATTTCATGTCCATCTTTCATTGGTAACCAGTATTCTTTTTTCAACTCATCCACTCCTTAATAAGGGAGTTATAGCACTCTCCTCCCCCCTTCACAGCCTACCTTTCATCTACCGGTGTAACAGCATCTTTTAATTCTTGATCTAATTGTACCTGATAATACTTCATTTGATCTTCCGTCCAATTTAATTTTTTTGCCATGAACAGGATCACTTTTTCCTTCCAGGTAATCACCCAGTTACGATCAAAAAATAAAGCTCCTGTCCGGCGGATAAAGAAATCAACCGGCTTCACCACCATTTCATGCTCGATGGCGTACATAAGCTGAGCATATACACCCCTTGATAAACCCATTTCCTCATGACTATGATAGCTATTGCTGTACTCAAAAACTAAATCCACATTTGATCCGTATTGCTTTGCTAAAAAATGACCTTCTTCTTTCGTAAAACCGTATTTAACTGCTTCTACCTCTTTTTTCTTAATAAAAGCCATAAATCCCTTCGAACCGCCAACATTACCACCTGAGATTGGATATGTTTTCGTTTGAGAACGTTTGAAGGAAACGCCCTGTGAGGATTCACTGATTCTCTTTGAAACGAGATCCACTACTGACTCAGCCATTTTTCGATAGCCTGTTAATTTTCCACCAGCAATTGTTATAAGCCCACTGTCAGCTTCCCAAATCTCATCCTTACGAGAAATCTCAGAAGGGTCTTTTCCTTTTTCGTAAATCAATGGACGCACTCCAGCCCAGCTTGATTCAACATCTTCCTTTGATAATTTCACATTCGGAAACATATACGTTATGCTGTTTAAAATATAATCTCGGTCTTCTGCAAGCATTTTTGGATTGGCTGTGTCTTCCTCGAAAAATGTATCTGTTGTCCCTACATACGTTTTCCCATCACGTGGAATAGCAAAAACCATTCGGCCGTCTGGTGTATCAAAATAAACAGCTTGCTGAAGGGGAAAAGCAGATTGATCAAGTACTAAGTGAACTCCTTTAGTTAAACGGAGCTGTTTGTTATTTCTCGAATAATCCTTGTTCCGTACATCATCCACCCAAGGACCAGCTGCATTTACAACTTTCTTGGCTGAGATGGTATATTGCGTATGTGTGAGCATATCCATCACTGTCGCACCTGACACTTTATTATCTTTATATAAAAGATCAACTGCTTTTGCATAATTTACGATATGAGCTCCATTTTGAACAGCTGCCTTTAATACTTCAATCGTTAACCTTGCATCATCTGTTCGATATTCAACATAATAGCCCCCACCTTTTAACCCCTTTTTCTTAAGTAACGGCTCTTTACGTAATGTATCCTTTGCAGACAACATTTTACGGCGTTCTCCCTTTTTTACACTTGCTAAAAAATCATAAAATCGTAACGCAACGGAGGTAGTGAATGTGCCAAAGGTTCCTCCTTGGTGTATCGGCAACAGCATCCATTCAGGGGTTGTGACATGTGGTCCATTTTCATACACAATTGCACGTTCTTTCCCAACCTCAGCCACCATCGCTACTTGAAATTGTTTTAAATATCTTAATCCACCATGAACAAGTTTTGTTGAACGACTCGATGTTCCTGCAGAAAAATCCTGCATTTCAACAACTGCGACCTTCATCCCGCGAAGGACAGCATCCAACGCAATCCCAGCCCCTGTAATTCCTCCCCCAATAACGAGCAAGTCGTATTCCTGTTTATCCATCGTTTCAAGAAGTGCACCTCTTGTTATACTTGAAAACTTCATCATTTCGACATCCCCTTAGCGTCAAATGTAAGGCTTAATAAAAGGACGGATTACTAACAAAAAAGAGACCAAACAACATCATAGACAAGTGACTATAATGTAGTTTGGTCTCTCCGATTCTCTAACCGTCTTATTAACTTATTTTTATTGTAGCATTTTCCGTGCGGTATGGAAAGATTTCTGTTCAATACGAACACAGTCTACTTGCTGAATTTCCATAGCTCTCTTTTAGAAGTGGTAATCGCATCAGCACCCGCCTCAAGTGCCTTTTCCACTTCTTCCGGTGTCCGAATAAGACCTCCGGCAAGAATCTTTGTTTTTGTTCGTTCCTTTACCTCTTGAATCATCCACGGCATTGCCCCTGGGAGCACCTCAATGTAATCAGGCTTTGTTTTTTCAAGTAAACGATAGCTTCTTTCCAAAGCATGTGAATCAATTAAAAACATTCGTTGAATGGCGACAACACCCTTTTGCTTTGCTTTTAAAATCACATTAGATTTTGTAGAAATAAGACCATACGGATCAAACTCCTGGCATATGTATTCAGCAGCATAATCATCATTTTTCAGCCCATGTATTAAATCAACATGGTAAATCAACTTTTTATGATGCTGCTCTGCTAATTTATGAAAATTGCCTAATTGAGAAATGTGAGTTTCAAGGAATATTCCGATCTCATAATCACTTTGTAAAAATTTCTCAAACTGTTTGATTGAGGAAAAAGCCGGTAAAATTTTTTGCATGGTAGTTCCTTTCCTTTAAATAAAAGTTCTATACCAAGCTTAAATTTAAATAACGGATTTGTAAATAAAAGGTTTTGGCATGAATCTGAAAAGCAAAAAATGGATAGGGATATGATTTCGTTAGTTTATAAGGAAAAGTCACGTTTCTACTAACTTTCATTTATAAGAACTTTTCCCCTTTCTAGCATTTTAGTAGTAAGAAAACGACCGTGGTATACCCAATCCCACGATCGTTATTTTCACCTTAATCCGCTATGCACATGATGTCCCGTTACTGCTTTATACTCACTCTCCAACTCACTAAGAGTTAGTTCATATAATTGACGATTATCTGAAGATTTATAGTAATCTAGCCTTAACAATTGCTGAATGACCTGTTCCTTTTTCAAGCGAATTGCTTTTTTAAAGATTTCACCCATATTCGTCCACTCCTTTATTAAAGAATGATAGGAAAATCTACAAAAATTGACTTTCAATCTCCATTTGATGAAGAAAGTGCTCTAATCTTACTTTAAGTTCCGATGACTCTTTTAAGCATTTTGTGCTATGCAAAAAAGAGGGTTCATCACCTTTCCCCAGCGACTGATCTATTTGAAACTTTAAATGATTTATTTTTAATTCAATATCCACTAATGAAGCTAGATAACCTTTCGTAAAATATTTATCTAAATCGTCCAGAGCCATATAAAAATGCCAATGTCTATTTAAGATGACTAAAATATACCACCCTGTATCAAAAAGAAATTTTTTATCATTTGTCACTTCAATAAAGTCCTCTTTTTTAATTTCAAGAACATCTGAGTGATCTCCGTCCGGACAAAAACAATCAACTATATGCTCAAACGATTTGGTTACAATTAAATAATGATGATGCATGTACTTTCCTCCTTAATGCCAGTTATTTTTAATTCTGTTCGGTCTTACCGGATGATCCTCCTGACATCTGTCAGTAAATGGACAATTAACACAATCACTTAATGAACCGTTTTGAACCAATTCTTTCATATATTCCAAATACATAACACCTTTTGGAATATCCTTCACAGAAGGAGTTGTAACAAATACTTCTCCCTCCATTAAAGAGTAAATCTCAATTCTTTCTGGTAAAATGCCAAAAGCTTCGTAAGAGAAAACGGCTAGTAAATGAGTGTAAAGATCTATTAATTCCTGGTCTGCATCCACAAGGAATTTTTTAATAGTAAATGACTTTATTGACCATTCAACCAATTCAAGTGTAATGGAAAACTGCATCTCCAATCCCTTCATATATGTATGAAGCTTCTCATATAAAATCAAAGGTGGTATGTCATGGTCTTTGGTAGAAAGAAACTGCAAAAGATGATCAGTTGTTTTGGCCAAAACCATATAATATTTCTCTTTAGACTGAAAGTAGCGAAGACTAACATTACTCCAATAACGATCAATTAACTTAAAGGCCATTAACTTTGTCTGTTCTTTTACTGGCAACTGATAATAAGCCTGAACAACTCCATTAATAAGTAATTGAACAATCTGTCTCCACCTTATATCACTTTCTTTTCCCTCTAGAGTTTGCTGGTAATAAATTTTATATGGACATTTAATAAATGACTCTAAATGCTCATCAGTCATCGGACTTATATAAGTCTGGTTGTTTTTATGTACCATTTAGAATCCCTTCCTTTTTCCGCTAAATGAAATTCGTTCTCATTGTTAATCATAATCAAGTAGACCTGCTCCACAGCAGGGACAGACCGGATCATCATGATTTTCTGTACATTCGAGAAAACCGCAAAGTGCACAATAATTAAATATAATGATGGGCGTTGTCTGTTCCATCATACACTCCTTGTAGATGAAAATGATTATCATTATCCTTTGAGGATATTTTAAATGAAAACAATTCTCAATGTCAAGCAGATCTTATGACTTTGTTTTTAGACGTAATACATGAGAAAAATGAACAGAAATGTTTTCGTGGAAACATTTAATGGCATACAAAAAAGCTTGGTGACCAGCCAAGCTTTTTCACTATATAGGGGGTTGGGGAAAATCGAGTTTCAAGATGAATCAAGGCAACCCTGCTTTGAACGACCGCTTAGTGACGACTATGTAAAGTAAGGTGTAATTGATTATCTCTATAATCATATGATAATGATTCTCAATATCATTGTCAATGGCTTTTATTAATTTTATTAGTTTTTTTTGTTTATTGATGGAGAGCACTAGGTGCAAGTAGTCTTTGTGTACTGTTGGTTTCACGTTTCTTTTCACTTTTTATGATCGGCTTAGAGAAATTCGGCTATTATCGGGAGACATTTTGGTCTCAAGGCCTGATTTGTGTCCCGATTCTTATACTATTGAGACACATTTTGTTTCCACGACCTGTTTTTTGTCCCGATTCCTCTTCTATCGGGACACATTTTGTTTCCTCGACCTGTTTTTTGTCCCGATTCCTCTACTATCGGGACACATTTTGGTCTCATGACCGGATTTCTGTCCCGATTCCTCTACTATCGGGACACATTTTGTTTCCACGACCTGATTTCTGTCCCGATTCCTCTACTATCGAGACACATCTTGTTCTCATGACCTGATTTGTGTCCGGATTCCTCCACTATCGGGACACATTTTGATCCCATGACCTAATTTTTGTCCCGATTCCTCTTCTATCGGGACACACTTTGATCCCACGACCTAATTTGTGGCCCGATTCCTCTACTATCGGGACACATCTTGATCAATTGACCTGTTTTTTGTCCCGATTCCTCTACTATCGGGACACACTTTGATCCCATGACCTGATTTCTGTCCCGATTCCTCTACTATCGAGACACATCTTGATTCCACGACCTGATTTGTGGCCCGATTCCTCCACTATCGGGACACATTTCGATCCCATGACCTGATTTCTGTCCCGATTCCTCTACTATCGAGACACACCTTGATCCCATGACCTGATTTCTGTCCCGATTCCTCTACTATCGAGACACATCTTGATCCCATGACCTGATTTCTGTCCCGATTCCTCTACTATCGAGACACATCTTGATCCCATGACCTGATTTCTGTCCCGATTCCTCTACTATCGAGACACATCTTGATCCCATGACCTGATTTGTGGCCCGATTCCTCCATTATCGGGACACATTTCGATCCCATGACCTAATTTTTGTCCCGATTCCTCTTCTATCGGGACACACTTTGATCCCACGACCTAATTTGTGTCCCGATTCCTCTACTATCGGGACACATCTTGATCAATTGACCTGTTTTTTGTCCCGATTCCTCTACTATCGGGACACACTTTGATCCCATGACCTGATTTCTGTCCCGATTCCTCTACTATCGAGACACATCTTGATTCCACGACCTGATTTGTGGCCCGATTCCTCCACTATCGGGACACATTTCGATCCCATGACCTGATTTCTGTCCCGATTCCTCTACTATCGAGACACACCTTGATCCCATGACCTGATTTCTGTCCCGATTCCTCTTCTATCGAGACACATCTTGATCCCATGACCTGATTTCTGTCCCGATTCCTCTACTATCGAGACACATCTTGATCCCACGACCTGATTTGTGTCCCGATTCCTCCACTATCGGGACACATTTCGATCCCATGACCTAATTTGTGTCCAAATTCCTCTACTATTGGGACACACCTTGATCCCTCGACCTGATTTGTGTCCCAATGCCTCTACTATCGGGACACACCTTGATCCCTCGACCTGATTTGTGTCACGATTCCTCTTCTATCGAGACACACCTTGATCCCATGACCTGATTTCTGTCCCGATTCCTCTACTATCGAGACACATCTTGATCCCATGACCTGATTTGTGTCCAGATTCCTCCACTATCGGGACACATTTCGATCCCATGACCTAATTTGTGTCCAGATTCCTCTTCTATCGGGACACACTTTGATCCCACGACCTAATTTGTGTCCCGATTCCTCTACTATCGGGACACATCTTGATCAATTGACCTGTTTTTTGTCCCGATTCCTCTACTATCGGGACACACCTTGATCCCATGACCTGATTTCTGTCCCGATTCCTCTTCTATCGAGACACATCTTGATTCCACGACCTGATTTGTGGCCCGATTCCTCCACTATCGGGACACATTTCGATCCCATGACCTGATTTCTGTCCCGATTCCTCTACTATCGAGACACACCTTGATCCCATGACCTGATTTCTGTCCCGATTCCTCTTCTATCGAGACACATCTTGATCCCATGACCTGATTTCTGTCCCGATTCCTCTTCTATCGGGACACATCTTGATCCCACGACCTGATTTGTGGCCCGATTCCTCCACTATCGGGACACATTTCGATCCCATGACCTGTATTTTGTCCCGATTCCTCTACTATCGAGACACATCTTGATCCCACGACCTGATTTCTGTCCCGATTCCTCTTCTATCGAGACACACCTTGATCCCACGACCTAATTTATGTCCCGATTCCTCCACTATCGGGACACATTTCAATCCCACGACCTGATTTCTGTCCCGATTCCTCTACTATCGAGACACATCTTGATCCCATAACCTGATTTGTGTTCCGATTCCTCCACTATCGGGACACATTTCAATCCCACGACCGGTTTCTTGTCCCGATTCCTCTTCTATCGAGACACATTTTAATCCCACGACCGGTTTCTTGTCCCGATTCCTCTTCTATCGAGACAAGGTTTGCACTCCAGAACTGATCCTTGTTCTGATTCTGTCTTTCTGCGTGCAATTCTTGTTTGTTAACTTTCATTAAAGAGACCTCTCCCTTCCGAAGTCAGAGTCTCGCTTATTTCATTAACCTCTTCATTAATTTCAACCCATTTTTTGCATTAGGATATCGAAAATGAAAGTCAAATCGATTTGTTTGTTTGAGGACACTTTTATAATGTGAAAATGCTGTAAAGCTCGATTGACCATGGTAGGTACCCATACCGCTTTCTCCGACACCTCCAAAAGGAAGATACGGGGTGGCAATATGCATAAGTGTGTCGTTAATACATCCACCACCGAATGAAATAGATTCTGTTACCTTCTTCTCCATTTCTTCAGATGTCGTAAATAAATACAAAGCTAACGGCTTAGGACGATCTGTTACAAAATCAATCACAGTACGGATATTTTCATATTCAAGCACAGGGAAGATTGGTCCGAAGATTTCGTCTGTCATAACACCAGAAGCCATACTCTTCGGTTCTAACAGGGTTGGCTCTATTTTCAAGCTTGTCTCGTCAGTGTCGCCTCCAAATAATAGTGAGCCGTCAGACAAATAGTTCTTTAATCGTTGAAAATGACGATTATTTACAATTCTTGTAAACTCCTCATTTTCTAATGGTTTATCTCCATAAAAATCTACAATAACCTTCTTAATTTCAGTTAGGAACAAATCTTTAACTTTCTTATGAACAAATAAATAATCAGGAGCAATACAGGTCTGACCTGCATTAATAAATTTACCAAAGGCAATCCGTTTTGCAGCCAATTCAATATTTGCTGTTTCATCTACGATACAAGGACTTTTTCCACCCAATTCAAGTGTAATTGGAATTAATCGTTTTGCAGCAGCTTCCATTACGACTTTTCCAACAGGGACACTTCCTGTAAAAAAGATATAATCAAGCTCTTGATCTAGTAAATAAGTCGTCGTTTCAACACCACCTTCAAGTACAGCTATGTATTCAGAAGAAAAGGTGTCTTTTATCATTTCAGCAAGCAATTTTGAAGTGTGCGGGGTTAATTCTGAAGGTTTTAATACCGCTGTGTTTCCTGCTGCAATTGCACCAATTAAAGGAGCTAGTTGTAGCTGAAAAGGATAATTCCATGGAGCTATAATAAGCGTTACTCCATATGGTTCTGCCACTTTAAACCCCTTTGAGCCAATATGTGTTTTGGCTGTTTTTACTTTTTCCGGCTTCATCCATTTATGAATATGTTTTAATGTAAAGCTTATTTCCTCTAAAAGAAATCCGATCTCAGTGACATAGGCCTCTGTTTCTGATTTATTTAAATCCCGTTTGAGAGCGATGCATATCTTCTCTTCATTTTTTCTAATTTGTTCAGCAAGCTTCTTTAGCATATTCACTCGAAAATCTTTTGATTTTGTTTGTCCTTTGCGAAAAAATTCCTTTTGCCTTCTTACAGTATTTTCGACTGTAGTAAGTGATTGCTCCTTTATCTGTGTCATAAAAAAGTCCTCCTAATACGCTTCATCACTTATTGTTAATATAGACATCTTACATTCTTAGTATCAAAAAGAGGTGTGCCTAATGCTATAGAAAGAGACTTAATCTTGTGATTAAGCCTTTTATTACAGTGACTGTGCTCGCTTGCCTTGCACAGTAGTGTTCATAAGTCCCCATTTCATTGATAAGATCATCCCTATGAATCCAGCTCCACCAGCCGTTAAAAACACTGAAACATAGGCACCTTCATGACTAAACAGACCCGCAATAAATGGACCAAGAAAAATACCTAACGCATAAATTGCTTGAAAGAGACCCATTGCAGTTGCACGTTTATTGTTTGGAATCGTTTGAATGGCCATGCCCATTAATAATGGTATCGTCATTCCTTGTGCACATCCATTTAAAGCTTGAGATACATATAGAATAGGTAGACTGCTGATAAACGGTATTATAGCAGAAAATATACATGTACCTAAAAAGCCTATCATTAATATTGTCCATTTTTGAAAACGAGCAATCAAATAGCTACCTGTCACAATCGGTGCAATAGCATGTGGTATCATGAAACTAAACACAAGAAAAAGCAATGTTTCACTTTCGGCACCTATTGTTAGAGCATAATCAGGGGTAAAGCCAAACATCGTAATAAATAAGACTGCATGAGCAATTGCAGATAAAATGGCTGCTTTTAACACAATCTTTTCTCTAAAAACTTCTGTCAGTTCGTGTTTTTCAATCTTCTTAGTATTCTTTTCACCACTTACCTCTCTCACTTGTAAGGAAAGTATAATCCCTATCGTACCAATAACTCCACCTAACCAAAAAGGTGCCTTCCAACCCCAATGACTAACAAGATAACCACTTAGCCCCATACTAATTAGTTGGGATGATACAGTTATAAACTGGACATTACCCATAGCCTTTGTTGTGTCTTCTTGTTTAAAATAACTAGCATATAATACAGTAAAAGCCACCCACATCGAAGCAGTTACTCCTGAAACAAACCTGGCTAATAACGCAAAGCCAAGGCTTTCTGTCAAAGCAAAACCAAAGCAGCTAATAACCCCTGTAATGAGTCCGATCATGACAAACGGCTTTCGAATTTGTAGTCGATCTGAAATAATCCCTACCGGAAGACGTAGTAAAATTTGCATGATCCCATAACTGCCAACGATAAACCCTACTAATGTATAAGTCCCACCTAAGAAGTCCAAATAAGAAACAAACACTGGAACATAAATATACAGAGAGAACCAATAGATAAAGGTTATGATAATAAATAACATATGGTCATAGACTGAAACTTTAATAACGCTTATAACACGATACCTCCTAAAACAAACTTTCATCCTTATATGTATGTTATCTTTTTTTCACATATTTTTAAATGATAAAAAGCCTGTTCCATTTTTCTCTAGAACAGGCTACAAAAATTAAAAGTATACAATCCATATCACAATAACTAATAAAATTCGATAAATCGCAAAGGGCATTAACTTGATTTTATTAATGAGCTTTAGGAAAAAGCGAATTGAAAGAAGAGCAAATACAAAGGCACTAATAAATCCTGCGATAAAAAATGGCATGGCTTCAATAGAAAAGTATTGCCAGTTTTTCAAAAGAGAGATCGCGCTTGCTCCCGCCATGATTGGTACTGCCATAATAAAAGTAAAATCAGCTGCAGCACGGTGGCTCATTCCGAGTAGAACTCCTCCTGAAATGGTTGATCCAGAACGTGAAAATCCAGGCCATAATGAAAGACATTGTATTAATCCAACAGAAAATGCTTGTTTATAAGTAATTTGATCAACTGTCTCAATTTTTACTTCCTTTGGACCAAAAAGATCGGCTGCGATCATTAAGACTGCCCCAACAACTAAACCGATTAACACAGTTGTAATAGAAAATAAATGTTCATCAATATAATCCTCGAAAAGAACACCTAGCACACCGGCTGGGATTAAGCCTACAATGACTTGAGTAAGCTTTAAACGTCTTGTTCCTTCCGTAGATTCAGCTGTTTTTTTGCTCAATCTACCTAAACCCAACATTTGGATAAAGCGGTCCTTAAAGACGACCACTACAGCTAAAATGGAGCCTAGTTGTATAACAATTTTAAACGTATTTGCTACATATTTACCTAAAAAATCTTCCGATTGTAACCACATATCGTCGACAATAATCATATGACCAGTTGAAGAAACGGGTGCAAATTCAGTTAACCCTTCTACTAAGCCAAGTATAACAGCCTTTAAGAGTGTAAGAATATCCATCTTGTAAGCTCCTATCATTCTTTTAATCGTTAAACCACAAAAGTAAGTATAACGTTAAAATTGTCAGGAGGGAATCTCTTTTTTATTTTCGCCTTGCTCACCAAACATCATAATTTTATTTCGCCCACTAGCCTTTGCTGAATACAAAGCTTGGTCTGCCTGTTCTAATACTAGTTCAGCTAGTTGGCCTGGTTGAGACTCGGATATACCAAAGCTTGCAGTAAGTTTTCCTACTACCTTAAACTGATGTTGGCTAATTAAGAGTTTTAGCTTTTCAGCTAGCTTTAATGTTTTATCAATCGTCTCTTTTTTTGTAATGACAATGAATTCTTCTCCACCCCACCGAGCAAAAAAATCGCTTTTGTTTAAACCACAACTAATGATCCTAG includes:
- a CDS encoding MFS transporter, with protein sequence MKVCFRRYRVISVIKVSVYDHMLFIIITFIYWFSLYIYVPVFVSYLDFLGGTYTLVGFIVGSYGIMQILLRLPVGIISDRLQIRKPFVMIGLITGVISCFGFALTESLGFALLARFVSGVTASMWVAFTVLYASYFKQEDTTKAMGNVQFITVSSQLISMGLSGYLVSHWGWKAPFWLGGVIGTIGIILSLQVREVSGEKNTKKIEKHELTEVFREKIVLKAAILSAIAHAVLFITMFGFTPDYALTIGAESETLLFLVFSFMIPHAIAPIVTGSYLIARFQKWTILMIGFLGTCIFSAIIPFISSLPILYVSQALNGCAQGMTIPLLMGMAIQTIPNNKRATAMGLFQAIYALGIFLGPFIAGLFSHEGAYVSVFLTAGGAGFIGMILSMKWGLMNTTVQGKRAQSL
- a CDS encoding undecaprenyl-diphosphate phosphatase, whose translation is MDILTLLKAVILGLVEGLTEFAPVSSTGHMIIVDDMWLQSEDFLGKYVANTFKIVIQLGSILAVVVVFKDRFIQMLGLGRLSKKTAESTEGTRRLKLTQVIVGLIPAGVLGVLFEDYIDEHLFSITTVLIGLVVGAVLMIAADLFGPKEVKIETVDQITYKQAFSVGLIQCLSLWPGFSRSGSTISGGVLLGMSHRAAADFTFIMAVPIMAGASAISLLKNWQYFSIEAMPFFIAGFISAFVFALLSIRFFLKLINKIKLMPFAIYRILLVIVIWIVYF